Within Paenibacillus sp. RUD330, the genomic segment ACAATTACACGCATATGTTCAAGGATCCCGCGGTGAGGACGGGCATCTGGAACACGATCGTTTTTCTGCTGGGATCGGCGGTCATCGGACAGCAGGCGCTCGGCTTTCTGATCGCGCTGCTGATGAAGCGCAGGAACAAGACGTTCCGGCGCATCATCGGCACGGTCGTGCTGGCGGGATGGGTGACGCCGGAGATCGTATGCGCCTTATGCCTGTACAGCTTTTTCGGCGACGAAGGGACGCTCAACGCCATTCTCGGATTTGTCGGAGCGAAAGGCGTCGCCTGGCTGTACACGATGCCCATGTTCACGGTCATCCTGGCGAACATCTGGCATGGCACGGCCTTCTCTATGCTTGTGTTCCAGGCGGCGCTGGACGATGTGCCGAACGAGATCGAGGAGGCTGCCGTCGTGGACGGCGCTTCGAGATGGCAGATTCTGATCCGGATTACGATTCCGTACATCAAGGATTCCATCATGACGAACATGATGCTCGTGACGCTGCAGACGCTCGGAGTGTTCGGCCTCATCTACGCGATGACCGGAGGCGGACCCGGCACGGCGACGACGACGCTGCCGATCTTCATGTACAATCAGGCCTTCGTCAATTATCAGCTCGGATACGGGACCGCCATCTCGCTGCTGCTCCTGCTGATCGGAATCGTGCTGAGCCTGTTCTACATCCGTTCGATGAAGTCTTAAGGAGAATCCGCCCTATGAAGAGGATGAAACGCAAGCATGCGGGCCGGATGGTTCCCTATGCCATCCTGGCCGTCATCGGCCTTTGCTTTGTCCTGCCCCTTATGTGGGTGCTGGTCGCGTCCGTGGATCCCAATGCGATGCAGACGCTGAAGATGCCAAGCCGCCTGACCGGAGGGAATTACGCGTCCGTGCTGTCGGACAGCGGCAACCAGCGCGCGTTCGCGATCGGACTGCTGATGTCGCTCGGCCAGGCCGTGATCGTCGTGCTGCTGGCTCTGCTGGCGGCTTACCCGCTCTCCCGGTATCAGCTCAAATACAAGAAGCCGTTCATGCTGACGGTGCTGTTCATGACCTCGCTGCCGATTACGGCGGTCATGGTGCCCGTGTATCAGCTGTTCCTGAGCCTCAAGCTCTACGACAACGCGTTCGGCGTCGTGCTGTTCTACGTAGCCTCTTCGATGCCGTACGGCATCTGGATGCTCAAGAACTTCCTCGATGCCGTTCCGGCGGATCTCGAAGAGGCGGCTTGGGTAGACGGCGCTTCCGTGTTCGCCGGCATCCGCAAGGTCGTGGCGCCGCTCATGGTGCCGGGCATTTGCACCGTCGCGATCTTCACCTTCTCCGGCAGCTGGGGGAATTTCTTCGTGCCGTACATCCTGCTGCAGTCGCCGGGCAACTTTCCGGCCTCGCTCAAGCTGTACCAGTTCTTCGGCCAGTATGGAATGGCGGATTACGGCAAGCTGGCCGCCTTCTCGGTCATGTACGCCATGCCGTCCATCGTGCTGTACGTGCTGTCCCAGCGCTTCATGTCCAAGGGCTTCGGCCTGCAGGGCGGGACGAAAGGGTAGAATGCAGCGGAAGGGTGAAACGCGGGCAGCGGAAAACGCGAAAAACGGGAACAACGGGAAAACGCGAACAACGGGAAACGGGAACAACGGGAACAACGGGAAAACGGGAACAATGGGAACACGGGACAATCGGAAAACGGGAACAATGGGAAAACGGGAACAACGGAAAAAATGCGAAAACGCGGAAACGCGGAAAAAGGCGGCTGCCTGCGGCATGCCGTCCTTTTTGCATGAGATCTGGCAGGATAAACCAAACTAGGAAGCCGGTTCTGAAATATCCTTTAGTACTGAATTAATAAGGGCGGCAAAGGGTAATGACAGGAGAGAGAAAGGCAAACCAAGACCAGCACATGAGGAGGAAGACAGCATGAGGTTCAAGGATAAGGTCGTAGTCGTAACGGGCGGAGCGAGCGGCATCGGAGAAGCGACCGCGCGCAGATTCGCAGCGGAAGGAGCCAGGGTGGTCATCGCGGATTTCTCCGAACACGGACAAGCTGTGGCGGACAGCCTCGAAGCGGGACTGTTCGTCCGCACCGACGTGACCAAGGAAGTTCAGGTGCAGGCGATGGTGGAGCAGACGGTCGCCAGGTTCGGCCGACTGGACATCTTGTTCGCGAACGCCGGCATCGCCCATGACGCGCCTGCGGACAAGCTGGCAGCCGACGCCTGGCAAAAAACGATCGACATCAACCTGTCGGGCGTCTTTCTGTGCGACAAATACGCTCTTCAGCAAATGCTGAAGCAGGGCGAAGGAGCCATCGTCAACTGCGGCTCGATCCACAGCCATGTCGGCAAGGCGGGAGTGACCGCTTATGCCGCAGCCAAGGGCGGCGTCAAGCTGCTGACCCAGTCGATGGCCGCCGACTACGCCGGCAAGGGAATCCGCGTGAACGCGGTCTGCCCGGGCTATATCGACACGCCGCTGATCGGAGGCCGCAGCGAGGCGGTCAACGATCATCTCGTCGGGCTGCATCCGATGGGCAGGCTCGGCAAGCCGGAGGAGGTCGCCGCTGCCGTCCTGTTCCTCGCCAGCGACGACGCTTCCTTCGTCACGGGAGCAAGCCTGCTCGTCGACGGCGGCTACACGGCTGTCTGACGGAAGAAGAGCGAATCCGCCTTCTCCACGGGAGCGAGTCCGTCATCAACGGCGGCGCCACGGCCAGATAACCGAGCTTCGCACAAGCCGTACGGGACAATGCCTAGATGAGACGGATTACAAGCGCTTCGCAGAAATGCCCCCCTTGGAATGAAATCGGAAATATCCGATTGATTCCCGAGGGGGGTATTTTCATGGGTATATAGAGGGGCAGGCCGCTATTCCGCCGTCAGAATGCGCGGAGAGGTTGTCCGGATGGCTCTGGACGATGCCCAGGAACCTGCGAAGGCGGCGGCGACAGGAATGGACGCAAAGGCCGGAATTCCTCCCCAATGGAGAACGACCGGCAGCTTCACGATGCCGTAGCCGGCGAGAACGTTCTCCAGCAGGAGGGGCAGCGCATATACGCCGATGAGGATGCCGAGCAGCGATCCCAGAAGCGCAAGTGCCGTTATGCCGAGCGCGACGGACATCCGGATCCGGGTCGAGGTCATTCCGATGGATTTGTAGATGCCGAAGGTTTTGCCCTCTCTTCGTATATGGATGCGGCAGCTGCTGTAAATAATGATGAAGGCCGCAAGGACAAACAGCGCTCCGAGCAGGCTTATGGGATAGACAAGGATGTCGGCGGCTTCCTTGAAGACGGAATCCAGCAGCGTTTTCTGGGTCACGACGGAGGCGGAGCCCTTGAAGGCTGCGTCCAGGCCGTCCGCTACGGCTTCAGCCGTTGAGATGTCCTTGACGTTGATCAGGGACACGTCCATATCGTTGAAGGACGGACTTGCGGCCCGGACGGCCTCGATCGTAACCCGAGCCGAATACGAGGAGTTGGCGATCGACTGATAGACGCCGGTGATGAGCAGCGATTGCTTTCTGCCCTCGATGTAGATGTCCACGAGGTCGCCCGGCTCCTTGTCCAGCGTCTTGGCTACGTTGACGCCCAAGGCGATTTCATTGCTCTCTCGGGGATTGCGCCCGTTCAAGGTTCCGAAGCCCATCTGTTCATAGCTGCCGTCCAAGACGTTCAAATAAAGGCTCAAAGGCTGTCTGCCGGCCGCTCCGCCGCGGGCGGCAGGCTCCGGGTTCACGACAGCGGTCCGGTTTCCCTGCCAGCCCGCGTTTTTGATGCGGGGATCGGCAGACAGGGCGCGCTCGAAATCGCTGCGGGAGAACGTGGCTTTATTGACGACAATCGCCGCGACATTGGCGGAGTCGTAGCCCCACTTCGCTGTCGTCTGCTGAACGTGGATAATGCTGTTCAGCAGGACATACCCGAGCACGAGCACGGAGGAGGCTGCCATCGTCAGCGCCAGCATGAGAGCGGACCCTTTCCGGTTCTTGATCAGGTTTCTCAAGCCGATGACCGCGAACACAGGCAGCCTTCCGAATTCAAGCCGGCTCGCGGCAGCCGCGTTCATCGCAGCGGCCCGTCTGCTCTCCGTTTCGGACATGCCGTGCCGGATCGCCTGGGCAGGCTGGATGGAGCGGGTCTTTCCGGCCTGCCGGGCCGCGAACAGGACAATCATGGCGAAGACGGACAGTCCGACGAGCATGGCCGTGCCGATTCCATGAACAGCCAGCTCCTCGTTTCCCGTCTTCAAGGAGGACACGGACAGGTTCAGGATCGCTCTGGACAGCAGGATGCTTAGAGCGAGTCCCGGAAGGATGCCCAGGCAGGCCAGCAGGCCGTATTGGCATACATAGGCGAGAACCGTGCTGCGGGAGGTCAGGCCGAGCGACTTGATCACGCCTATCGTTCGGTAGTGGGCGAGAATGGCGTCGGATAGGGTGAAGCCGATCGTGATCAGCGCGATCAGCATCATGACGAGCCCGAGGAAAATCATGATGAAGCCGATGATCTGGTTGATGATCAGGTAAAAGGAGGAGATGGCCTCGAACTCCATTCTGGTTTCCAGGAAAGGTCCGCCAAGCGCCTGCCCAAAGCGGTCCCAATAGCCGGCTTGGCTGCTGTAGTCATCGAACCGCAGCCCGATCATGCTGCTGTCCGCGCCGGGGAGAGGCGTCATCGAGTCCCGGTAATCCTCGCTGTTCATCCATATGCGGGCCGTATTGGTGAACGGCGCTCCAAAAGGGACGTCGATCACGACGGCGGCAACCTGCTGCCGCACCTGCCCCGATCCGGTGTGGAAGGAGATGTTGTCTCCGACCGAAATTCCGTACGAATTGGCCATCGAGGTAGGAATCCATACCGTTCCCCTCTCCGGAGAATCGCGCTGGACGCCCTGCGCGAAAACAAGAGAGTCGACGCGCAGGGGCGGTTCGGGCGTATCCATCATGTACAGATACAGATTGGGAGCGTCATGGCCGTTGAAGGTGATTCCGGAAAGGGTCCGGAAGCGCAGCAGCCGGGAGGTTTCGACGCCTTGCTGCGCCTCCCACCACTGATGGACGAACTGCGGATCATGCAGTCCTTTCTCCAGCAATAGGAGCTGATGCGATCCATTGGTCTTGTCGTGCATGTCGGTGAACGAGCGGCCTGTGTTGGCCATGACGATCGCAGCCGTCGTGACCAGCAGGGTGGACAGCAGGATGAGCAGGGCGACGAACAGGTTTTGCGTTTTGCTGTTCTTGAGGCGGGAGCGGCACAGCAGCCAGATCGCAGCCATCGAGATCACCCCTTCCCTGTAACGAAAGCGAAGAGGATGGATTCCTTGTCCCCGGTGTCGCGGCCATCGTATTTATCGAACTCGAGGATGCCGCCGACCTTTCCATCCCGGATCAGAATCAAGCGGTCGGCTCTGCAGGCGGCTTTGATGTCATGCGTGACCATGACCACCGATTGCCCGGCCTGGTTGATCCGGGTCAGAATATCAAGCACGGCGTTGCCTTGCTCGATGTTCAGGCTGCCGGTCGGCTCATCCGCGAAGATGATGTCCGGCGAATTGATCAATGCCCGCGCTATCGCCGCGCGCTGCTGCTGGCCGCCGGACGTTTGCGAGGGAAGCCGGCTGCACTGCCCGTCGAATTCCATCGCCTGCATCAGCTCATCCGCTTTCGCTTTTACGGCGCTCTTCTTGCGGCCCGCGATATAGCCGGGCAGAGCGATATTGTCGCGGATGGATAAGTCGGGAACCAGGTTGATGCCCTGGTAGACATAACCGACCGTCGCCGCCCGAAATTCGGAAAGCTCCTTTTCGCTGTATTGGTCGATGCGCCTGTCGCGGAAATGCACCTCGCCTGCCGATACCTGGTCGAGTCCGCTGAGCAGATAGAGCAAGGTGGACTTGCCTGAGCCCGAATTGCCCATGATGACGGTGAAATCCCCTTCGTAGATGTCCAAATCCACATTGCGGATGGCATGATAGGGCTCCTTGCCGGTCTGATAGGTTTTGCTGAGGTTTTTGGCGCGCAGGATCGTATTCTTGGCCACGAAGCATCACTCCCGGATTGTCGATGTCAGGAGTGTACCTCCCAGATCTTTTAGAAAGCTTATCAACTTATTGCGGAATTATTACAGGGCCGATCACGACAAGGGCAGCGTGAAGGAAAAGGACGTTCCTTGTCCCTGCTTGCTGGCGAAGGAGATGGAGCCGCCGTGGGCCTCGACGATCGTCTTGCAGATGGAGAGGCCGATTCCGGTCCCTGTCTGGGCGATAGTGCCGCTCCCGGCAGGGGCTTGTCCTCGATAATAACGCTCCAGAACAAAGGGCATGTCCTGGGGCAGAATGCCTCTGCCCGTGTCGGACACGGTGATTTTCAGCTTGCCTGACTCCAGTCCCGCATCCACGCGAATCGTGTCTCCGGGAGAGGAGTTCTTGATGGAATTGAAGACGAGATTGGAAATGACCTGCTCGATGCGGACAGCATCGATCCCGATCAGCACATTGGGCAGTTCCTCCGGCTCGGCATAAACCAGGCCGCTTGTCCGCACGTAATGGCCGATAGGCATCAGCATTCGGCGGAGCACCTCGCGGCTGTACTGCTCCCTGGGCTCCACGGCGATCCGGCCCAGGGAGCGCAGGGCATGAAGGAGGAGATCCTCCGTCAGCCGGGCCATTCTGTCGATATGGGCGCGCATGACGCCGACATAGTCGAGCATCGTCTCCGAATCGGGGCAGACGTCCTCGAGAATGGCGTCCGCATAGGCTTTTATCGTTGTGATCGGCGTTTTGATCTCGTGGGAAATCGTTGCGATGAGTTCCTTTTGCGCCTGATCCTGCTTGTTCTTCTGGATGCTCGAATGCAGGAGCTCCATCCGCATCCCGTCAAACATCGCATAGAGATCGCCCATCTCGCCTGCTCCCGGATAGGCTGCCGTCTCGGCGTAGTTTCCTTTCCGGATTTCTTCCGCATGGCGCTTAAGCCGAACGAGGGGAGCAAGCAGCCGCCGGTGTATGTTCCCTCTCATGTAGAAGAGCAGGCTGACGATGGAGAGGAAGGAGACCGCCAGGACAAGCATCCAAAGGGCAGGGCGAAGCGAGGACTCCGGCTCCGCGAGCCTGTCCTTCGCCAGGAAGTAGATGGCGTTTCCGACCTGCGTCTGCGAGATCTCGTCCATGACTGGGAAAGCGATCTTGAAGAGACCGTTCTCCTGCTTCGCGGAATAGAGGTCGTATTGAACGTCGCGATTGGCGTTGTCCACTCCCTGAAGGAGGGAATCGGAAGAGCGGAAGGCGACCGCCCCGTCCAATCGGGCGTAGGCCAGATCCACCTTACTGGCGGCGGCCAGCCTTTTCAGCTCGGCCTGCACCTCCTCCGAGCCGCTCCTATCATGGTTCTGACCGAGATAGAGCATAAGCGGATTGACCGCCAGCCGCACCTGATTCATGACATGGCCGGGAGAAGGCTCCCTGCCGGCGGACAAATCCTTCGCCAACAAATAAACGCTGCTCCCGGCAAGCAGGAGCAGCGGCAGCAGGACAGCTGCCATCCATCGATTGAAACCGCTGCTAAATGACATTTTTCATCCCCAGACGCATTTTGTCAGTCGACGCTGAATTTATAGCCGACGCCCCATACCGTCTTGAGATAGACGGGATTGGACGGGTCGGCCTCGAGCTTTTCCCGCAGCCTTCGGATATAGACGGTGACCGAATTCTCATCGCCGTAGGCGGCATGTCCCCAGAGCGCGTCCAGCAGCTGGGCTCTCGAGAACACCTGGTTTTTGTGGCTGGCCAGGTGGAAGAGAAGCTCGAATTCCTTGGCGGACAAGGCGATCTCTTGCCCGTCTGCCGCAGCGGTATAGGCTTTGCGGTCCAGCTCCAGACTGCCGAAGCGCAGCCGGTCCGGATCATGGACAGGCGCTGCCGCGCGGTCATGCCGGCGGAAGTAAGCATTGATGCGCGCCAGCAGTTCGCTTAGCGAGAACGGCTTCGTCATATAGTCATCGGCGCCGAAGCCAAGGCCGAGCACCTTGTCCGTGTCGCTGGCCCGGGCGCTCAGGATCAGAATCGGCACCTCGCTCCGTCCGCGGATCTCTCGGCACAGCTCGATGCCCTCCATATCCGGGAGCATGAGATCGAGAATGACATAATCCGGCTGCAGCAGCTCGATGATCTTCAAGCCGTCCCGGCCGGTTGCGGCCACAGCGGCTTCATAACCGCTGCGAGTCAAATAATCCCGCAGGATGCGGGAAATATCCTTTTCATCCTCGATGATAAGGATTTTTTTGAGTCTGTTCATCGCGACCATCCTTTGTGCAAGCGCATGATTCCAAGCGTAATTTATTCCTCGATATCCTTATTGTAGCTGAAGCGGAGCTCAGTTGGACAGGTCGGGAAGCGAATTGCCTTCCTCGGCGCGCAGCAAAAAAAACCTGTCTCATCGACAGGTTGGGAAACGGAGAGGACCGGAGGCTTCTGCGAGGCGGCGCTACTTCAATATCTTTCTGATCCACTTCAGCTTATCTCCATAAGGCGGATACAGGAAGCTGGAATTGATTTTCGTGCTGCGCTTCATGACGCTCTTCTTGTGGGAGAACAGCTCGTAGCTGTGGCGCCCGTGGTAAGCGCCGATTCCGGAATTGCCGACGCCTCCGAACGGAAGCTCGGGATTGACGATATGGGAGATCGTGTCATTGACGCTGCCTCCGCCGAACGGCACGCGGGCCAGCACTTCCTCTTCCGCCTGCTTGCTGGAGGTGAACAGGTAGAGCGCCAGCGGCTTGGGACGGCTGTTGACGAGGCGGACCGCTTCGTCCAGGCTCTCGTACTCGAGGATGGGAAGCAGAGGACCGAACAGCTCCTCCTGCATGGAGGCCGAGCGGCGGAAGTCGGCCTCCAGCAGCGTCGGCTCGATATAGAGCCGGTCGCGGTCCATTCTCCCGCCGTGCAGGATGCTTTCCTTATCCTTCTCCAGCACGCCGGCAAGCCTGTCGAACTGGCGGGTGTTGACGATTCGGCCGAAGTCCGGGCTGGCAGAGGCATCCTCGCCGTAGAAGCGGATGAAGGCTTCCTTCAGCCGGTCCACCAGCTCCTGCTTGACCGATTTGTCCACGAGCAGGTAGTCCGGAGCGATGCAGGTCTGGCCGGCGTTCATCAGCTTGCCCCAGGCAATCCGCTGCGCGGCCGTTTTCAGGTCGGCCGTACGCTCGACGATGACGGGGCTTTTGCCGCCGAGCTCCAGCGTCACGGGAACGAGGTTTTTCGCCGCGGCCTCCATGACGATGCGGCCGACGGGCACGCTGCCCGTGAAGAAGATGTAATCGAACGGAGCCGCTGTCAGAGCGGCCGTCGTTTCCTTCTCCCCTTCGATCAGGCGGATATAGGAAGGGTCGAAGGTGTCGCGGATGAGCTCCGCGATGACCGCCGACACATGGGGCGTATTCTCGGAAGGCTTGAGCACGGCGCAGTTGCCGGCGGCGATCGCGCCGAGCAGCGGCTCGATCAGCAGCTGGAACGGGTAGTTGAACGGGCCGATGATGAGCACGGTGCCGTACGGTTCCCGGTGGATGCGGCTGCTGGCCGGCATTTGGAATATCGGAGTGCCGGTCCGTTCGGGCTTCGCCCAGCGCTTGAGCTTGCGCGTCATGAGGCGCAGGCTGCTGAGCGTGTACCCGATCTCGGACATGTAGGCTTCGGTTTCGCTTTTGTGCAGATCCAGGTAGAGAGCCTCGCTCAGGCGCTGCTCGTACCGGCGTATCGCATCGCCAAGCCGGTTCAGCTGTTCGATGCGGTAGGCGATCGGAAGAGTGGCTCCGGTGGCGAAGTAACGGCGATGCTCTTGAAGAACGGCTTCGGCATCCGGGGGAGTGACGGTATTCATCCAGCTTCCTCCTCGAAAATAAATTACAAGCAGTCTTCTTCCAATGCGGCGAGAAGCTTCTTCAGCAAAGCGACGGAAGCTTCAAGGGTGATGGAGTAGCGGCGCTGCGTGCCCCGCTGCTCGCAGGCGACGAGGCCGGCCTGCAGGAGCAGCTTCAGATGGTGGGAGACGGCGGGCCTCGACAGACGGAGCTTGTCGGTCAGCTCGTTCACGGTCAAGGTTCCATGCTCATGCAGCAGCATCAGAATTTCCTGACGGTTGGAATCTCCCAGCGTCTGAAAGACGGGAAGGCATTCCCGCAGATGCTGAAGCGCCAGCTTGCCCATGGGAATCTCCTCCTCTTATCTATAGTCCAAAGGTTTAAAAACTTGAACGGATACAAGAAAATTATATCATGACGGCCCCCAGGAGCCAAACGATGCGGCCAGGCTCTCCATGAGGCTTTGCCTTGCGACCAAAGGAAGCCAAGCCCGGGATCGCTCCCGGGCTTGTTCCCCTTCCGGCGAATCCGTCACACGGCTCCGGCTGCGCCTTCTCCGCCGCGCGGCTGCCTGGACGATAGGCAGTACCAGGCGAGCACGCCCGACGAAATGAGGCTGACTCCCAGCAGGACGGCATAAACCCTGGAGTAGCTGTCGGCAGCGGGCAGAGCGGAATAATGATGAAGCAGCAGGCCGCATACGGCGGTGGAGACCGAGCCTCCGAAAAATTGCATCAGCTGCATGAAGCCCATTCCCGAGCCGAGGGATTCCTTCGGCAGCAGCTGCGACGTCTCGTTGTTCAGCGATGCGGTCGAGGCCGATATGGCGGGCGAGAAGAGCATATATCCGCACAGGATGAAGGCGGCCGAATGGGGCAGGCCGAGCATCTGGGCGAGCAGCACGCCGGCGAGCACGCCATGCCCGGCGAGCAGGAACGGCCGGTTCCCGAAGCGGTCGATCCAGCGGCCGACGAACGGCGTCAGAATGGCGGACAGGACCGCTCCCGGAGCGATCGCGAGGCCGATCGCCAGCGGAGAGCGCCCGTACAGGTCGGCCAGGGCGAGCGGCATCAGGAACAGATTGCCGAGGTTCATGACGAGCACGCACCAGCCGACGGCCAGCAGCTTGCGGTAACGCCGGTTTCTCAGCAGTCCGGAATTCAGGAATGGGGCCTTGCTGCGGCGGATATGCCGGACATGGGCGGCGAGGGACAGCAGGCTGACGGCGAGCCACCATGGCGACAGCTTTGTAATCGCGAGCAGCAGCGAGAGCGCGTTGACGACGGTAAGCGCCGCCCCGGCCGTGTCGAAGCCGCTGGACGGCGGCGCCTCCTTCGGCAGCAGCCGGAGCAGGAACGGCATGACGAGCAGCACGAGGCAGGTGAAGCCGAACAAGCCGTTCCAGCCCCAGTACTCGGTGATCAGGCCGCCTACGATGGGACCCATCCCGAAGGCCATGGCGCTTCCTGCCGAGATCATCGCAATGGCGCTGCCTCTGCGGCTGGCCGGGACATATCGTCCGGCGATGATCAGGCCGAGGCCGGCCATGACGCCCGCTCCGGCCGATTGCAGCAGCCTGGCGGCGAGCAGGACCGCGAAGCTGCGCGCGAACAATCCGGTCACCGAGGCGATGCCCAGCACGGTCAGGCCGATGACGAGCAGCCGCCGGAGCGGCACGGAATCCGAGAGCCGGCTGTAGATCACGGTCGAGAGGGCATAACCGATGGAGTAGCCGGAGATGATCCAGGAGGCGAGATCGGCGGTGATATGAAGATCCCGGATAATGCTCGGCATCGACACATTGAACATCGTGGTGTTCATGATGACGACGAAGAGGCCGCAGGTCCAGACCGTCATGATCAGCCGATCGTTGACGGGCTGCGGCGATGATGCGGAAGAGGATGACAAGGCGAAGGATTCCTTTCCAGGTTTTTTTATGATGGCTTTCTTCAACTGCGTTCAGAAGCGGAATTCATTCCGGCGGAGCTTGTGTTCGCCGGGCATCGGATCCTAGAAACGACAGGAACAGCTGGTCCAGGAACGTTTCCGAGGACATGCCCCTCGTCTTCTTTTGGAACAGATAGAACTCGCTGCTCATGGCGGTCAGCAGCAGATCGGCGGTGAAGATGCTGTCCGGCCGATGCTGCCCTGCGGCCGCCATTTCATCGAGCAGCTTGACCAGCAGCGCATGAAGCTCCTCATAGAGAGGGCTCGCGGCTCTCGCTTGAAAGCCTCTGCTGGAGGAAGCGGGATTTTCCACGCCCGCGAGAAACTGGACCTTCTTTTCCCTGAACCGCAAAAAAATAGCGAGAAGCCCTTGAAGCCGCTCCCTTGGAGGAGCGGAGGCATGAAGCTCCAGGAAGGCATCCATTTCCTCAAACAAGAGCACCACCGTGTCCTTGATGAGGTCGAGGCACAGCTCGCTCTTGTTGCGGTAACGGCGGTACAGCGTTCCGGGGCCGATTCCCGCTTCGATGGCGATCTGGTTCATGCTGACATTGTCGACCCCGTTCCCGTCGAACAGGCGCTGGGCCGCATCCAATATCCGCACCCGGTTTTCGGCGGCGTCGCGCCTTTCCGAGCGGGGCTTGTCTTCCTTCATTTCC encodes:
- a CDS encoding TetR/AcrR family transcriptional regulator, which translates into the protein MKEDKPRSERRDAAENRVRILDAAQRLFDGNGVDNVSMNQIAIEAGIGPGTLYRRYRNKSELCLDLIKDTVVLLFEEMDAFLELHASAPPRERLQGLLAIFLRFREKKVQFLAGVENPASSSRGFQARAASPLYEELHALLVKLLDEMAAAGQHRPDSIFTADLLLTAMSSEFYLFQKKTRGMSSETFLDQLFLSFLGSDARRTQAPPE
- a CDS encoding metalloregulator ArsR/SmtB family transcription factor, with the protein product MGKLALQHLRECLPVFQTLGDSNRQEILMLLHEHGTLTVNELTDKLRLSRPAVSHHLKLLLQAGLVACEQRGTQRRYSITLEASVALLKKLLAALEEDCL
- a CDS encoding MFS transporter, which translates into the protein MSSSSASSPQPVNDRLIMTVWTCGLFVVIMNTTMFNVSMPSIIRDLHITADLASWIISGYSIGYALSTVIYSRLSDSVPLRRLLVIGLTVLGIASVTGLFARSFAVLLAARLLQSAGAGVMAGLGLIIAGRYVPASRRGSAIAMISAGSAMAFGMGPIVGGLITEYWGWNGLFGFTCLVLLVMPFLLRLLPKEAPPSSGFDTAGAALTVVNALSLLLAITKLSPWWLAVSLLSLAAHVRHIRRSKAPFLNSGLLRNRRYRKLLAVGWCVLVMNLGNLFLMPLALADLYGRSPLAIGLAIAPGAVLSAILTPFVGRWIDRFGNRPFLLAGHGVLAGVLLAQMLGLPHSAAFILCGYMLFSPAISASTASLNNETSQLLPKESLGSGMGFMQLMQFFGGSVSTAVCGLLLHHYSALPAADSYSRVYAVLLGVSLISSGVLAWYCLSSRQPRGGEGAAGAV